Proteins from one Podospora pseudoanserina strain CBS 124.78 chromosome 1, whole genome shotgun sequence genomic window:
- a CDS encoding hypothetical protein (EggNog:ENOG503P54W; COG:S), translating into MADNTLDVAAIKNGTNNPDDSRVIDPKPDKSIFVRVKTTLPKRPFPLNAERKAVYTERLIIRPLSKTDLPALHELRTQPEVMVWTYLGVVDKDIGETWQRLERFVEGNERENYNCAICLREEGGKMIGIGGFHDAMWSFGWPEIGYMFRREYWGRGFGKEFMRGWEGIWGGLERGVVELMVDPRSVVVVEGEGERGVVEEVVIAVTAEGNKASQRILEGSGFERFLTWEEEDGGGRGLVRLPTYRFVVGKGGR; encoded by the coding sequence ATGGCCGACAACACCCTCGACGTCGCCGCCATAAAAAACGGCACCAACAATCCAGACGACAGCAGAGTCATTGACCCCAAGCCGGACAAGTCTATTTTTGTCCGTGTGAAAACCACGCTACCCAAGCGACCTTTCCCCTTAAACGCGGAGAGGAAGGCAGTGTACACGGAACGGCTCATCATCCGCCCTCTATCCAAGACTGACCTCCCGGCTTTGCACGAACTGCGAACCCAGccggaggtgatggtgtggacttatctgggggtggtggacaaaGACATTGGGGAGACGTGgcagaggttggagaggtttgTGGAGGGGAACGAGAGGGAGAATTACAACTGTGCGATTTGTTtgagggaagaaggaggaaaaatgattgggattggggggtttcATGATGCGATGTGGAGTTTTGGGTGGCCGGAGATTGGATATATGTTTAGACGGGAGTAttgggggcgggggtttgGGAAGGAGTTtatgagggggtgggaggggatttggggggggttggagaggggggtggttgagttGATGGTTGATCCGAGGagtgtggttgtggtggaaggggaaggggaaaggggggtggtggaggaggtggttaTTGCTGTTACGGCGGAGGGGAATAAGGCTAGTCAGAGGATCTTGGAGGGGAGTGGGTTTGAGAGGTTTTTgacttgggaggaggaggatgggggggggagggggttggtgaggttgccTACGTATCGGTTTgtggttgggaagggggggaggtga
- the RPL20B gene encoding 60S ribosomal protein L20B (EggNog:ENOG503NUZ6; COG:J), which produces MGRLQEYQVIGRHLPTEANPSPALYRMRIFAPNEVIAKSRFWYFLRGLRKVKKATGEIVSVNQISEKHPLRVKNFGIWIRYDSRSGTHNMYKEYRETSRTKAVEALYSDMAARHRARFRSIHILRVVEIEKTEDVKRPYIKQLITKDLTFPLPHRVAKTNTKKVFSATRPSTIA; this is translated from the exons ATGG GTCGTCTTCAGGAATACCAGGTCATTGGGCGCCATCTGCCCACCGAGGCTAACCCCAGCCCCGCCCTCTATCGCATGCGCATCTTCGCGCCCAATGAGGTTATTGCCAAGTCCCGTTTCTGGTATTTCCTTCGCGGTCTCcgcaaggtgaagaaggccacTGGCGAGATCGTCAGTGTCAACCAG ATCTCCGAGAAGCACCCCCTCAGAGTCAAGAACTTCGGCATCTGGATCCGCTACGACTCCCGGTCTGGTACCCACAACATGTACAAGGAGTACCGTGAGACCTCCAGAAccaaggctgttgaggctCTCTACTCCGACATGGCCGCCCGCCATCGTGCCCGTTTCAGATCCATCCAC ATCCTCCGCGTTGTTGAGATCGAGAAGACCGAGGACGTCAAGCGCCCCTACATCAAGCAGCTCATCACCAAGGACCTCactttccccctcccccaccgtgtcgccaagaccaacaccaagaaggtcTTCAGCGCCACTCGCCCATCGACTATTGCTTAA
- the CSN12 gene encoding COP9 signalosome (CSN) subunit (COG:D; EggNog:ENOG503NY0K), which produces MEFGPALYHEFGEAWKTRDGYRLAKTISPELTPSQLSSIWQSANGAGSYKAARDDDVKAAIKRGLSSSSARLDGIGQKEIKGWVEVYFAYWQAAGILAQVQQTSSWTNAYEQWKVLINALIQGYNSHEFEAWTIPCLYVAGKHLRLFAMQADEHTSVNDNSATAFQDDFDPELQKHQKLEDCARVLNKVFTICLSDRAPLEESRKWGLYYIVNLLFKTYFKLNATGLSKNVLRILTAGRGDMPDFHAFPKSQQVTFKYHEGVLCFLEENYAEAEKHLTEAWNTCHKDAMRNKELILTYLIPCHLITTHTLPTEKLLEPYPRLQKLFLPLSRCIKQGELHKFDIALQEAEDEFVKRRIYLTLERGRDIALRNLLRKVFIAGGFEPVAKEGDKPFRRTRIPVAEFAAAISLGSEEKVDNDEVECLLANMIYKGLIKGYISRERSIVVLSKSGAFPGTGV; this is translated from the exons ATGGAGTTCGGCCCAGCGCTTTACCACGAGTTTGGAGAGGCTTGGAAGACAAGGGATGGTTACCGACTAGCAAAGACCATCTCTCCAGAGTTGACTCCTAGCCAGTTGTCCAGCATATGGCAAAGTGCGAATGGTGCGGGAAGTTACAAAGCAGCTCGGGACGACGATGTGAAAGCAGCCATTAAGCGTGGTCTTTCCAGTAGTTCAGCGCGTTTGGACGGCATCGGCCAAAAGGAGATCAAGGGTTGGGTCGAGGTTTACTTTGCTTACTGGCAAGCTGCCGGCATCCTTGCTCAAGTGCAGCAGACCTCATCATGGACCAATGCTTATGAGCAGTGGAAAGTCTTGATCAACGCTCTCATCCAGGGGTATAACAGTCATGAGTTTGAAGCCTGGACCATTCCGTGTCTCTATGTGGCGGGCAAACATCTGCGGTTGTTTGCGATGCAGGCGGATGAGCACACAAGTGTCAACGACAACTCGGCAACTGCATTCCAAGATGACTTTGACCCAGAATTACAGAAACATCAGAAATTGGAGGACTGTGCGCGAGTTCTTAACAAAGTATTCACGATTTGCCTGAGTGACAG AGCACCACTCGAAGAGTCTCGGAAATGGGGGCTCTATTACATCGTCAACCTTCTCTTCAAGACTTACTTCAAGCTCAATGCGACAGGATTGTCGAAAAATGTGCTGAGGATTTTGACCGCAGGACGGGGAGATATGCCAGACTTTCATGCATTCCCAAAGTCTCAGCAGGTCACTTTCAAATACCACGAAGGAGTATTATGCTTCCTTGAGGAGAACTATGCTGAAGCTGAGAAGCATCTGACGGAAGCATGGAACACCTGCCACAAAGACGCCATGAGGAACAAAGA GTTGATCTTGACATATCTAATTCCGTGCCACCTCATCACAACCCACACCCTTCCCACAGAAAAGCTGCTGGAGCCTTACCCACGACTACAAaagctcttcctcccactCTCTCGGTGCATCAAGCAGGGCGAGCTCCACAAATTCGACATCGCCCTTCAGGAAGCCGAGGACGAGTTTGTCAAACGGCGCATCTACCTCACCCTCGAAAGAGGACGCGACATCGCACTACGCAATCTCCTCCGCAAAGTGTTCATCGCCGGCGGCTTCGAGCCAGTAGCGAAGGAGGGAGACAAGCCTTTTCGCCGGACTCGTATCCCAGTAGCAGAGTTTGCCGCGGCTATCAGCCTCGGcagcgaggagaaggttgacAATGACGAGGTTGAGTGTCTTTTGGCAAATATGATTTACAAA GGACTGATCAAGGGATATATCTCTCGTGAACGAAGTATTGTGGTGCTCAGCAAGTCGGGGGCGTTTCCCGGGACTGGCGTTTGA